One window of Burkholderia cepacia GG4 genomic DNA carries:
- a CDS encoding glutathione S-transferase family protein has translation MLHILGKIPSINVRKVLWLCTELNLPFEQEDWGAGFRTTNDPTYLALNPNGLVPVIKDDDFVLWESNTIIRYLANRYGGDALYPAEPQARARVDQWIDWQASDLNRSWVGAFLGLVRKSPDHQDPAAIAQSIAGWTKHMQVLNAQLEATGAFVAGDHFTLADIPIGLSVNRWFGTPFEHPDFPAVKRYIDRLATRDGFQQYAGSANP, from the coding sequence ATGCTGCACATCCTCGGCAAGATCCCGTCCATCAACGTCCGCAAGGTGCTGTGGCTGTGCACCGAACTGAACCTGCCGTTCGAACAGGAAGACTGGGGCGCGGGCTTTCGCACGACCAATGACCCGACCTATCTCGCGCTGAATCCGAATGGCCTCGTGCCGGTCATCAAGGACGACGACTTCGTGCTCTGGGAATCGAACACGATCATCCGCTACCTCGCGAACCGCTACGGCGGCGACGCGCTTTATCCGGCCGAACCGCAGGCGCGCGCACGGGTCGATCAGTGGATCGACTGGCAGGCGTCGGACCTGAACCGCTCGTGGGTCGGCGCGTTCCTCGGCCTCGTGCGCAAGTCGCCCGATCACCAGGACCCAGCGGCTATCGCGCAGTCGATCGCGGGCTGGACGAAACACATGCAGGTGCTGAACGCGCAGCTCGAGGCGACCGGCGCGTTCGTGGCCGGCGATCACTTCACGCTCGCCGACATTCCGATCGGCCTGTCGGTGAACCGCTGGTTCGGCACGCCGTTCGAGCATCCCGATTTCCCGGCGGTCAAGCGCTATATCGACCGTCTCGCGACGCGCGACGGCTTCCAGCAGTACGCAGGCAGCGCGAACCCGTAA
- a CDS encoding HIT family protein: MSYDNNNPFARILRGELPCVKVAEDDATLAIMDLMPQADGHVLVIPKEPAAQIFELSGDAAAAGIRMTQRVAAAVRASLGPDGVFIGQFNGAAAGQTVPHVHFHVIPRWEGVELRMHARDIVDSATLESVAQRIRARFV, from the coding sequence ATGTCCTATGACAACAACAACCCGTTCGCCAGGATCCTGCGCGGCGAACTGCCGTGCGTGAAGGTCGCCGAAGACGACGCGACCCTCGCGATCATGGATCTCATGCCGCAGGCCGACGGTCACGTGCTCGTGATCCCGAAGGAGCCGGCCGCGCAGATCTTCGAGTTGTCCGGCGACGCAGCCGCGGCCGGCATCCGCATGACGCAGCGCGTCGCGGCGGCCGTGCGCGCGTCGCTCGGGCCGGACGGCGTGTTCATCGGCCAGTTCAACGGCGCGGCGGCAGGCCAGACGGTCCCGCACGTGCACTTCCACGTGATCCCGCGCTGGGAAGGCGTCGAGCTGCGCATGCACGCGCGCGACATCGTCGATTCGGCGACGCTCGAGTCGGTCGCGCAGCGGATCCGCGCCCGTTTCGTGTAA
- a CDS encoding methyltransferase family protein, translating to MAVTRKVAIVSSVSTLVYLGLAVLGIGGFAAFFSHPQLTVIVVATLALAVAALFTEGNLSAGERENRDNRWVLAAFAASGFLQAYLPALTDRLEVWTFGGDTVRWIGVVLFVAGGVLRIWPVFVLGKRFSGLVAIQPGHTLVTGGIYRRIRNPSYLGLVVNSIGWAFAFRSGVGLLLVALTMVPLVARIRSEEALLRAQFGAEYDAYCAHTWRLLPGVY from the coding sequence ATGGCCGTGACGCGCAAGGTCGCAATCGTGTCGAGCGTCTCCACGCTCGTCTATCTCGGGCTCGCCGTGCTCGGCATCGGCGGGTTCGCCGCATTCTTCTCGCATCCGCAACTGACCGTGATCGTCGTCGCGACGCTCGCGCTGGCCGTCGCCGCGCTGTTTACCGAAGGCAACCTGAGCGCCGGCGAACGCGAGAACCGCGACAACCGCTGGGTGCTCGCGGCATTCGCGGCGAGCGGCTTCCTGCAGGCCTATCTGCCCGCGCTGACCGACCGGCTCGAGGTGTGGACCTTCGGCGGCGACACGGTGCGCTGGATCGGCGTCGTGCTGTTTGTCGCGGGCGGGGTGCTGCGCATCTGGCCCGTGTTCGTGCTCGGCAAGCGCTTCAGCGGGCTCGTCGCGATCCAGCCGGGTCACACGCTCGTGACGGGCGGCATCTACCGCCGCATCCGCAACCCGAGCTATCTCGGCCTGGTGGTCAATTCGATCGGCTGGGCGTTCGCGTTCCGTTCGGGCGTCGGGCTGCTGCTCGTCGCGCTGACGATGGTGCCGCTCGTCGCCCGCATCCGTTCCGAGGAAGCGCTGCTGCGCGCGCAATTCGGCGCCGAATACGACGCGTATTGCGCGCATACCTGGAGGCTGCTTCCCGGCGTGTACTGA
- a CDS encoding serine hydrolase domain-containing protein — translation MTIPFKSLILRGTAVALVAAVGYTGYMLSRLAPIATGYAAKALCSGVFVSGRPAASVIDVDIMAGVHPLLKLVRPSLDPEHHRAVATFAGFAQREADFRPGLGCTLALGPSPGVLPAALPPDADPPPAQAAAAVPPAAIDASKLQTALDRAFDEPDPARPRRTRAVVVMWRGQVIAERYAPGFTADTPLPGWSMTKTVTAALVGMLVAQHKLSPDSSALLPEWRGGGDPRAAITLDELLRMTSGLQFNEDYDDPLSDVAVMLFTQPDTARFASAKPLAATPGTRWHYSSGTSAIVARVMREAMGGTEDDYLAFPRRALFAPLGMRSAVFEPDAAGTLGSASFMYASARDWARFGQLLLQDGRWNGQRLLPEGWVRYLTRATPLSTRKEFGAQLWVKVPEPFNDRDPQARAMPADAFHAVGHEGQFVSVVPSRELVVVRLGLSRPESAWNHEAFLARVLDAVPASGT, via the coding sequence ATGACGATCCCCTTCAAATCGCTGATCCTGCGCGGTACCGCAGTCGCGCTCGTCGCCGCGGTCGGCTACACCGGCTACATGCTGTCGCGGCTGGCACCGATCGCGACGGGCTATGCCGCGAAGGCACTGTGTTCCGGCGTGTTCGTTTCAGGCCGTCCGGCCGCGTCGGTGATCGACGTCGACATCATGGCCGGCGTGCATCCGCTGCTGAAACTGGTGCGCCCGTCGCTCGATCCCGAGCACCATCGCGCGGTCGCGACCTTCGCCGGCTTCGCGCAACGCGAGGCTGACTTCCGGCCCGGGCTCGGCTGCACGCTCGCGCTCGGGCCGTCGCCCGGCGTGCTGCCGGCCGCGCTGCCGCCCGACGCCGATCCGCCGCCCGCGCAAGCGGCAGCGGCCGTACCGCCCGCCGCCATCGACGCCAGCAAGCTGCAGACCGCGCTCGACCGCGCATTCGACGAACCCGATCCGGCGCGGCCGCGGCGCACGCGCGCGGTCGTCGTGATGTGGCGCGGCCAGGTGATCGCCGAACGGTATGCGCCCGGCTTCACGGCCGACACGCCGCTGCCCGGCTGGTCGATGACGAAGACCGTTACGGCCGCGCTGGTCGGCATGCTGGTCGCGCAACACAAGCTGTCGCCGGATTCGTCGGCGCTGCTGCCCGAATGGCGCGGCGGCGGCGATCCGCGCGCGGCGATCACGCTCGACGAGCTGCTGCGGATGACGAGCGGCCTGCAATTCAACGAGGACTACGACGATCCGCTGTCCGACGTCGCCGTGATGCTGTTCACGCAGCCCGACACCGCACGCTTCGCGTCGGCCAAGCCGCTCGCCGCGACGCCCGGCACCCGATGGCACTACTCGAGCGGCACGAGCGCGATCGTCGCGCGCGTGATGCGCGAAGCGATGGGCGGCACCGAGGACGACTACCTCGCGTTTCCGCGCCGCGCGCTGTTCGCGCCGCTCGGGATGCGCAGCGCGGTGTTCGAGCCCGATGCGGCCGGCACGCTCGGCAGTGCGTCGTTCATGTATGCGAGCGCGCGCGACTGGGCGCGCTTCGGGCAGTTGCTGCTGCAGGACGGCAGGTGGAACGGGCAGCGGCTGCTGCCGGAGGGCTGGGTGCGCTACCTGACGCGCGCGACGCCGCTATCGACGCGGAAAGAATTCGGCGCGCAGCTGTGGGTCAAGGTGCCGGAGCCGTTCAACGATCGCGATCCGCAGGCGCGCGCGATGCCGGCCGACGCGTTTCATGCGGTCGGCCATGAAGGGCAGTTCGTGAGCGTGGTGCCGAGCCGCGAGCTGGTGGTCGTGCGGCTCGGGCTGTCGCGGCCGGAATCCGCGTGGAATCACGAGGCGTTTCTCGCGCGCGTGCTCGACGCCGTGCCGGCATCCGGCACGTGA
- a CDS encoding TIGR01777 family oxidoreductase produces the protein MNTLPAFDWALDLLIVQGAMGAFDTLYHHELTQDLPHRPRARLELAIHAVRSVLYGLVFASIANVALHGAWVAVLTAVLLVEVVLTLWDFVVEDQSRKLPATERVLHTLLAVNGGALFGMIAMQLAAWAHEPTALRALDLGWRGWLLSVFAVGVTVSGLRDAIAACRIARRALVANPFAGLPPGTVLVTGGTGFIGETLVNQLLDAGHTVTLLARDPLRAAYLFHGRVRSVTSVEQLQPHERFDTVVNLAGAPVLGARWSKRRQALLLASRVGVTQSLMRWVDTAEVKPRTWIQASAIGYYGVRPGDERLDEGSSAGTGFMSELCRQWEQSAQPLERHGVRAVVLRLGIVFGPGGALRPMLLPHYFGMGGRFGDGAQVLSWIHRDDVLRIIARAMSTRRMHGVYNAVAPAPLTQREFVQVVAKVLRRPAWLHVPAAPLRVAMGEMAELLLDGQRVMPARLHQDGFMFRFPAAEPALRDLMNRPHADFAHSACGFPRARV, from the coding sequence ATGAACACCTTGCCTGCTTTCGACTGGGCGCTCGACCTGCTGATCGTGCAGGGCGCGATGGGCGCATTCGATACGCTTTATCACCACGAACTCACGCAGGACCTGCCGCACCGCCCGCGCGCGCGGCTCGAGCTGGCGATACATGCGGTGCGTTCCGTGCTCTACGGTCTCGTGTTCGCATCGATCGCGAACGTCGCCTTGCACGGCGCCTGGGTCGCGGTCCTCACGGCCGTGTTACTCGTCGAAGTGGTGCTCACGTTGTGGGATTTCGTCGTCGAGGACCAGAGCCGCAAGCTGCCGGCGACCGAGCGCGTGCTGCACACGCTGCTGGCCGTCAACGGCGGCGCGCTGTTCGGGATGATCGCGATGCAGCTGGCCGCGTGGGCGCACGAACCGACCGCGCTGCGGGCGCTCGACCTCGGCTGGCGCGGCTGGCTGCTCAGCGTGTTTGCCGTCGGCGTGACGGTATCCGGTCTGCGCGACGCGATCGCCGCATGCCGCATCGCACGGCGCGCGCTGGTCGCCAATCCGTTCGCGGGGCTGCCACCCGGCACCGTGCTGGTCACCGGCGGGACCGGCTTTATCGGTGAAACCCTCGTGAACCAGCTGCTCGATGCAGGGCATACGGTCACGTTGCTGGCGCGCGATCCGCTACGCGCGGCGTACCTGTTTCATGGCCGCGTGCGCAGCGTGACGTCCGTCGAACAGTTGCAGCCGCACGAGCGTTTCGACACGGTCGTCAATCTCGCGGGCGCGCCGGTGCTGGGCGCGCGCTGGAGCAAGCGCCGGCAGGCGTTGCTGCTTGCCAGCCGCGTCGGCGTCACGCAGTCGCTGATGCGCTGGGTCGACACCGCCGAGGTCAAGCCGCGCACATGGATCCAGGCATCCGCGATCGGTTACTACGGCGTGCGGCCGGGCGACGAACGGCTCGACGAGGGGAGCAGCGCCGGCACCGGTTTCATGTCCGAGCTGTGCCGGCAGTGGGAGCAGTCCGCGCAACCGCTCGAGCGCCATGGAGTCCGCGCGGTGGTGCTGCGGCTGGGCATCGTGTTCGGCCCCGGCGGTGCGTTGCGCCCGATGCTGTTGCCGCATTACTTCGGGATGGGCGGCCGATTCGGCGACGGCGCGCAGGTGCTGAGCTGGATTCACCGGGACGACGTGCTGCGGATCATCGCGCGCGCGATGTCGACTCGGCGCATGCACGGTGTCTACAACGCGGTCGCGCCCGCGCCATTGACCCAGCGCGAGTTCGTCCAGGTCGTGGCGAAGGTGCTGCGCCGCCCGGCCTGGCTGCACGTGCCGGCCGCGCCGCTGCGCGTGGCGATGGGCGAGATGGCGGAACTGCTGCTGGACGGGCAGCGGGTGATGCCGGCGCGGCTGCATCAGGACGGATTCATGTTCCGGTTCCCGGCGGCCGAGCCCGCGCTGCGTGACTTGATGAATCGGCCGCACGCCGATTTCGCACACTCGGCCTGCGGTTTTCCGCGCGCTCGTGTATAA